The genomic segment TGCGCGAACATCGTACCCACGATCCGGACGAACAGGTGCTGCGCGGCGTGCAACTGACGATCAACGGGATTTCCGCGGGGCTGCGGAATAGCGGGTGAGGGCGGCCCATAGCTGGGATTGGTCTATGCTCATTCAGCTGGTGGAAAGGCGCGCCCTTTAGATTGGCAGCGATGCTGAAGCCTGGGCGTTACCCAGCCCAGGTAGCCAGCGGCCGGCATCCACCGAGGACGTCCCCATGAAGTGGCTCTATCTTCTGATTGCGATCGTCGCTGAGGTCGTCGGTACGTCGGCGCTGAAGGCGTCGCAGGGGTTTACGGTGCTGCTGCCGTCGGTGCTTGTTGTCGTCGGCTACGGCGCGGCGTTCTATTTCCTGTCGCTGACGCTGAGCAGTATCTCGGTTGGCATCGCCTATGCGCTGTGGTCCGGGATCGGGATCGTGCTGATCTCGGCGGTCGGCTGGCTGTGGTTCGGCCAGGCCTTGGAC from the Rhodopseudomonas palustris genome contains:
- a CDS encoding DMT family transporter, which encodes MKWLYLLIAIVAEVVGTSALKASQGFTVLLPSVLVVVGYGAAFYFLSLTLSSISVGIAYALWSGIGIVLISAVGWLWFGQALDTAAIIGIAFIIAGVGIINFFSNVSAH